The Nycticebus coucang isolate mNycCou1 chromosome 8, mNycCou1.pri, whole genome shotgun sequence genome has a window encoding:
- the CCDC51 gene encoding mitochondrial potassium channel isoform X1 produces the protein MTGCSPVFAMQHIVGVTYVLVRRGLLGRDLIMTRTLCSPGPSQPGEKRPEEALGVYHRLPALGRALGHSIRQQASSTAKTWWDRYEEFVGLNEVREAQGNVTEAEKVFMVARGLVREAREDLEVQQVKLKEVRDRLDRVSREDNQYLELATLEHRMLQEEKRLRMAYLHAEDSEREKFSLFSAAVRESHEKERARAERTKNWSLIGSVLGALIGVAGSTYVNRVRLQELKVLLLEAQKGPVSLQEAIREQASSYSLQQKDLHNLMVDLRGLMHAGLGQGSGSWAATSPTGDRDTDVLSAALKEQLSHSKQVQSCLEGLREQLDGLEKTSSQMAEVVHLAKAAAHPGLVEPADRVLPSSLLEQGSVMLALSDMEQRLETHVNRNTIYSTLLTCVTFVVTLPVLYMLFRSS, from the exons ATGACAGGGTGCAGCCCTGTGTTTGCCATGCAGCACATTGTGGGTGTGACCTATGTACTGGTGCGAAGGGGTCTCCTTGGAAGGGACCTCATTATGACCAGGACTCTCTGCAGCCCAGGCCCTAGCCAGCCTGGAGAGAAAAGACCTGAAGAGGCCCTGGGAGTATATCACCGTCTCCCAGCACTGGGAAGAGCGCTGGGGCACAGTATTCGGCAGCAAGCGTCCTCCACAGCCAAGACTTGGTGGGACAGATATGAAGAGTTTGTTGGACTCAATGAAGTTCGAGAGGCCCAAGGAAACGTGACTGAG GCAGAGAAAGTGTTCATGGTGGCTCGAGGGCTTGTCCGAGAGGCTCGGGAGGACTTGGAAGTTCAGCAGGTCAAGCTGAAGGAGGTGAGAGACCGTTTGGACCGTGTCTCCAGGGAGGACAATCAGTACTTGGAACTGGCTACTTTGGAGCACAGGATGCTGCAG GAGGAGAAGAGGCTTCGCATGGCTTATCTGCATGCAGAAGACTCTGAGCGAGAGAAGTTCTCCCTCTTTTCTGCAGCTGTGCGGGAAAGTCACGAGAAGGAGCGTGCAAGGGCTGAAAGGACTAAGAACTGGTCCCTCATTGGGTCAGTCCTAGGAGCCCTAATTGGTGTGGCTGGCTCCACCTATGTGAACCGTGTACGGCTACAGGAACTGAAGGTCTTACTCCTGGAGGCACAGAAGGGGCCTGTGAGTCTCCAGGAGGCCATCCGGGAACAGGCATCTAGCTACTCCCTTCAGCAGAAGGACCTCCACAACCTCATGGTGGACCTGAGGGGCCTGATGCAtgctgggctggggcagggctcTGGGTCATGGGCAGCTACTTCCCCCActggagacagagacacagatgTCCTGTCAGCTGCCTTGAAAGAGCAGCTCAGTCATTCTAAGCAGGTCCAATCATGTCTAGAGGGTTTACGAGAACAACTTGATGGCCTAGAAAAGACTTCCAGCCAAATGGCTGAGGTGGTTCACCTTGCAAAGGCTGCAGCACACCCAGGCCTGGTGGAACCAGCAGACAGGGTTCTCCCCAGTTCCTTGTTGGAACAGGGGAGCGTGATGTTGGCACTGTCAGATATGGAGCAGAGGCTAGAAACCCATGTCAATAGGAACACCATTTATAGCACACTGCTTACCTGTGTGACATTCGTGGTCACACTGCCTGTGCTCTACATGCTGTTCAGGTCCAGCTAG
- the CCDC51 gene encoding mitochondrial potassium channel isoform X2: MVARGLVREAREDLEVQQVKLKEVRDRLDRVSREDNQYLELATLEHRMLQEEKRLRMAYLHAEDSEREKFSLFSAAVRESHEKERARAERTKNWSLIGSVLGALIGVAGSTYVNRVRLQELKVLLLEAQKGPVSLQEAIREQASSYSLQQKDLHNLMVDLRGLMHAGLGQGSGSWAATSPTGDRDTDVLSAALKEQLSHSKQVQSCLEGLREQLDGLEKTSSQMAEVVHLAKAAAHPGLVEPADRVLPSSLLEQGSVMLALSDMEQRLETHVNRNTIYSTLLTCVTFVVTLPVLYMLFRSS, encoded by the exons ATGGTGGCTCGAGGGCTTGTCCGAGAGGCTCGGGAGGACTTGGAAGTTCAGCAGGTCAAGCTGAAGGAGGTGAGAGACCGTTTGGACCGTGTCTCCAGGGAGGACAATCAGTACTTGGAACTGGCTACTTTGGAGCACAGGATGCTGCAG GAGGAGAAGAGGCTTCGCATGGCTTATCTGCATGCAGAAGACTCTGAGCGAGAGAAGTTCTCCCTCTTTTCTGCAGCTGTGCGGGAAAGTCACGAGAAGGAGCGTGCAAGGGCTGAAAGGACTAAGAACTGGTCCCTCATTGGGTCAGTCCTAGGAGCCCTAATTGGTGTGGCTGGCTCCACCTATGTGAACCGTGTACGGCTACAGGAACTGAAGGTCTTACTCCTGGAGGCACAGAAGGGGCCTGTGAGTCTCCAGGAGGCCATCCGGGAACAGGCATCTAGCTACTCCCTTCAGCAGAAGGACCTCCACAACCTCATGGTGGACCTGAGGGGCCTGATGCAtgctgggctggggcagggctcTGGGTCATGGGCAGCTACTTCCCCCActggagacagagacacagatgTCCTGTCAGCTGCCTTGAAAGAGCAGCTCAGTCATTCTAAGCAGGTCCAATCATGTCTAGAGGGTTTACGAGAACAACTTGATGGCCTAGAAAAGACTTCCAGCCAAATGGCTGAGGTGGTTCACCTTGCAAAGGCTGCAGCACACCCAGGCCTGGTGGAACCAGCAGACAGGGTTCTCCCCAGTTCCTTGTTGGAACAGGGGAGCGTGATGTTGGCACTGTCAGATATGGAGCAGAGGCTAGAAACCCATGTCAATAGGAACACCATTTATAGCACACTGCTTACCTGTGTGACATTCGTGGTCACACTGCCTGTGCTCTACATGCTGTTCAGGTCCAGCTAG